A region of the Dickeya chrysanthemi NCPPB 402 genome:
ACCAGGCTGCCGGCGCCAATGATGACGTCATCTTCAACAGTGACGCCATCAAGAAGAATTGAACTCATACCCACCAAGACGCGATTGCCGATGGTGCAACCATGCAACATGGCTTTGTGCCCGACAGTGACATCTTCCCCGATAATTAATGGGTTCCCATGCCCGTTTTTTTCCGAACGGTGGGTCACATGCAAAACGCTGCCATCCTGAATATTGGTGCGCGAGCCGATTCGAATGAGGTTGACATCACCCCTGATGACCACCAGCGGCCAAATGCTCACATCATCTGCCAGTGTGACTTCCCCAATAACCACACTGGAAGGATCCACCATGACGTTTTTACCGATAACAGGCCGCGTTCCTTTGAATGGGCGTAATGTCTCGGACATATGCCGTACTCTCCTAAAGTTAATGTGATGGATCCCAGATCTTTGGCGGATCCGGCGTTATTGCTCAGAAAATAGCGTTGCCTGCGCAATAACTCAACGTAAAGGNNNNNNNNNNNNNNNNNNNNNNNNNNNNNNNNNNNNNNNNNNNNNNNNNNNNNNNNNNNNNNNNNNNNNNNNNNNNNNNNNNNNNNNNNNNNNNNNNNNNTACTCGTTTTTCCTTCGTTTATTTGTTTCCCCCCTTGTCGCCATGCCTGGCAATAAATTTATTTAAATCAATAATTTATTTTTGTGATGTCATTGTTATGCTAAAGATGGATATACAAATCTAATTTCTTATGAAAGATTTTCAACCAGAGGGTTATGTACTCGACATTACTGCAGAAAGTCGCTATCTTCAGCAGCCTAGAAGGCTAAACGTATAAACGTATAAACGTATGCAGTGAGGTGTAAGGTTATGCCAATCCGGGTTCCTGATGAGTTACCAGCTGTCAGTTTCTTGCGCAATGAAAACGTCTTTGTGATGACGTCTTCCCGAGCGAAAACACAGGAAATTCGTCCGTTGAAGGTGCTGGTGCTTAACCTGATGCCAAAGAAGATCGAAACGGAAAACCAGTTCTTGCGGTTGCTGTCGAATTCCCCCCTACAGATAGATATTCAACTGTTGCGGATTGATAGCAGAGAGTCGAAGAACACGCCGACTGAGCATCTCGACAACTTCTATTGTGACTTTGAAGATATTGAGCATGAAAATTTTGACGGGCTGATCGTCACCGGTGCGCCATTGGGATTGGTCGATTTTTGCGATGTGGTGTACTGGCCGCAGATTGAACGAGTCGTCAACTGGGCTAAAGAGCACGTCACTTCCACTCTGTTTGTGTGTTGGGCGGTCCAGGCCGCGTTAAATGTGTTGTACGGTATTCCCAAGCTGACTCGTGACATGAAGTTGTCCGGTGTGTATTCACACCATACGCTGCAACCCCATGCTTTGCTGACGCGTGGTTTTGATGAAACGTTTCTGGCTCCGCATTCGCGCTATGCGGATTTCCCTTCCGATGTCATCCGGCAATACACCGATCTGGATATTCTGGTGGAATCTGAGGCAGCGGGTGCTTATTTGTTTGCCAGCAAGGATAAGCGCCTGGCATTCGTGACTGGGCACCCCGAGTATGATGTGCTGACGTTGTCTGGCGAGTACTTTCGCGATTGCGATGCCGGCCTTAATCCGGTGATCCCGGTAAATTACTTCCCGGATGATGACCCCCAGAAAACGCCGAGAGCGACCTGGCGTAGTCACGGGCATTTGCTGTTTGCCAACTGGCTGAATTATTACGTTTACCAGATCACGCCATTCGATTTGCGTCATATGAATCCGACGTTGGATTGATTTCCGCTCCATTCTCTCCCGTCAGGCGCCTCACGGCGCCTTTTCTTTTTCCTGTTGCTATTGCGGCGACATCTCCCATTCTGACCTTTGCTAATGCATGGAATGCATTTCTCTATTTCAAATAACTTTAATTTCAAACTAATCATATGGTTGTTTTTAATTTAAATTAAAAATGGAAATTGTTTTTGATTTTTAATTTTGTTGGATTAGGCTTAGTGCTGTTGGCTGAAAAACGCTCGGATTAAGTTCACAGATTGAGCAGTCGATGAGACGAAGGTAGCGGGGCAAAAAAGGAACGACGACATGACACAACAGACGATAAGCAGGGAACTGGTATTCACCCATACATTGGGTGATGCAGAACAGCAGATTCTGACGGCGGATGCGGTGAATTTCCTTACGGCGCTGGTTAGCCGCTTTACATCGCAACGCAATCACTTGCTGGCGGAGCGTCAGGAGGTACAAGGCCGGATCGATAGCGGTGAGTTACCGAGTTTTATTTCGGAAATGGATTCCATAAAAAATTCAGACTGGAAAATTCGAGGTATTCCATCTGACCTGTTGGATCGCCGGGTAGAGATTACCGGCCCGGTGGAACGCAAAATGGTGATTAATGCCTTGAATGCCAATGTCAAAGTCTTTATGGCGGACTTTGAAGACTCGCTGGCGCCCAGTTGGTCAAAGGTGATTGAAGGGCAAATTAACTTGCGGGATGCCGTGCGCGGCACCATTACCTATACCCGTGAGGCGGGAAAGATTTATCAGCTCAAACCCAACCCGGCGGTGTTGATTTGCCGGGTGCGCGGCTTGCACCTGCCGGAAAAACACGTGCTGTGGAATGATGAGCCCATCCCCGGCAGTCTGTTTGATTTCGCGCTCTATTTTTTCCACAACTACCGCCTATTGTTGGCAAAAGGCAGCGGCCCTTATTTTTATTTGCCGAAAACCCAATCCTGGCAGGAGGCCGCCTGGTGGAGTGACGTGTTCAGTTATAC
Encoded here:
- a CDS encoding gamma carbonic anhydrase family protein, with protein sequence MSETLRPFKGTRPVIGKNVMVDPSSVVIGEVTLADDVSIWPLVVIRGDVNLIRIGSRTNIQDGSVLHVTHRSEKNGHGNPLIIGEDVTVGHKAMLHGCTIGNRVLVGMSSILLDGVTVEDDVIIGAGSLVSPGKTLEKGYLYLGSPAKKIRPLTEQELEGLLYSSSNYVRWKDEYLNQ
- the metA gene encoding homoserine O-acetyltransferase MetA — protein: MPIRVPDELPAVSFLRNENVFVMTSSRAKTQEIRPLKVLVLNLMPKKIETENQFLRLLSNSPLQIDIQLLRIDSRESKNTPTEHLDNFYCDFEDIEHENFDGLIVTGAPLGLVDFCDVVYWPQIERVVNWAKEHVTSTLFVCWAVQAALNVLYGIPKLTRDMKLSGVYSHHTLQPHALLTRGFDETFLAPHSRYADFPSDVIRQYTDLDILVESEAAGAYLFASKDKRLAFVTGHPEYDVLTLSGEYFRDCDAGLNPVIPVNYFPDDDPQKTPRATWRSHGHLLFANWLNYYVYQITPFDLRHMNPTLD